The DNA region CATTGCAGGGATTCTGAATCGAGAAAAAAACGTGATGGGACTGATGCCACACCCAGAGCGCGCCGCTGAAGCCCTGTTAGGCTCGACCGATGGACGCCGACTCTTTGAATCACTGGTGCAACGTGCCGTGGTGCAAGCAATGTAGACTGCATCCGCATAGATGAGCCGAAGCTACCAAATCTTAGCGCTATGGGTAATGCTAACTTGGGGACTGTGCGCCATAGCGCATACCTCAGCGTGGGCACAGCGTCAGCCGTATCCGCTTACGCTAAGTTATGACAAACAAGCCTACCGCGCCTTCTTGAAACGCTATGATGCATTCAAAAAAAAGTATCGCTTCAGCTACCTAACCGAAGTGCTGGACTCAGTGGCTTGCACCGTTGGGCAACTGGCATATGCGATGCAGCCAATTCAATTGCCGATTGCCAAATATCTGGCAAGTAATGATAGCACAGCGGCTTTGCTAAGAGCACTGCGCGAGTTCATAGACGAGAACGAAGGCCTGTTTCACACCAATTCAAAAGAGGTGGTGTTGCTTTCGCTGCGCGAGGTGGAGGACGCAATTGCTATTCTCTTTGAACGTGCGCAATACGGAAAGCTACGTGCTGGGGGCGAGACGCGTGGACGCTTGGAGTTTATCATGAATCGCAAAGGCGAAATCGCCGTGCTGGCTTCAACTACCACGCGTGTGCTGTCAGGATTACCCCAAAAGCCCACTATTTCAACCGATAAGCTCTACAAGAAGCTGATGGGCAAGCGGCTAAAGTTTAGCGTTGAGGATAAGCAAATTCAGTATGAGGTGGACCGCATTGATGTCATTAAGCCCGGGCCACTCTGCGTCTATGAAAAGAAAGAAGTGAGAACACTGACCAACAAGCAAGGCAAAGTGGAAAGTCGCTTGCAGCGTGCGACAGTGCACTTAGCTTATGAGGTGGAAATTGACATCAAATACAAGAAACCCATCGCACGCATCTATATTGATGCAATCACAGGCGAAGAGCTGGCAACGGAGTATCCTTTCCACACGAACTAACCAATGCTATCCCGACTGTTGCTAATCTGGCTGGTCAATGCCGTAGCCGTGTATGCAACGGCGATGCTGGTGCCAGACATTACGGTAAAGAGTTTCTGGTCTGCCTTGCTGGCGGCGCTGGTGTTAGGGTTGGTGAATACATTTCTGCGTCCCATTCTGACCTTGCTCTCGCTACCACTCATTGTCTTCACCTTGGGACTCTTTCTGCTGGTCATTAATGCCCTCATGCTGCTACTGGCTTCTGCTATTCTGCCGGGCTTTGAGGTGAAAGGATTTTTCACGGCGGTGCTTGGCTCGCTTTGCATTAGCATCGTGGCATACCTACTAAGCTGGCTGCTTGGAATAGGCGAGTAGTACCTGCTATGCTCTTCTTGCAGTGAGTCCTGCACCAGCGCTACAATTTTCTTAGTTTTTCGAGTCGCTCTTTTGCGTCTTTGGTCAGGTCGCTGGTTTGCTTTTCCAATGAGAGAAATTTCTCAAACTGCTGAGTAGCTTTTTCTTTGTCGCCTTTGGCTTGATGAGCCACGCCAAGATAGTAGTGTCCTGCTATCCATTTCCTATTTAAGGCAAGAGCTTTTTCAAGCTGTGTGATGGCAGCGTCGTATTCGCCTTTCTCAGTAAGATAGCGTCCAGACATTGCGTATCCGTAGTGGAGGTCAGGAAAGTCAGCGACGAGCTTTTTGCTAATTGCTCCTGCACGCTCATAGTCTTTCTTGGCAAGCAGTTCGCTTGCGGCTGTGTATCCATAGTAAGCAAAGTTGTCACGATAGAGTTCGAGCGAGGACTCATCTTTGGGCGGCACGATGCTGAAATGCTTGTCAGCATACTTGTCATACTCTTTCTTGTAGAAGTGCACGATGCACCAAAGCATTTGAGCCTTGTTAGCATCAATCGCTTCAAAGGCTTTAGCTTGACGCATCGCTTCATCCCAACTGCCACCTACAATACCAGGAGCCTGCATATGGAAGGCAACCAGTGCAAAGCGAGCATTAAGACTGCGTGGGTCTAATTCAACGGCCTTTTCAATTGAGCGTTTGATGCGTCCAACGGAGCCGATTTGCGAAAAAATACCAGCTTTTTGCACACTGCGTCCAAGTGACTGTGCAAATGCAAGGTGGTAGGTGCTGCTGTTCGGATGTAGCTCAATGCATCTTTCATGATGCTTTGAAGCCTCCTCTAACTTGCCTTGATGAAAGTATGCGAGACCCAAGTAGTAGTGAGCGGAGTCGTCATTTGGATTGGCTTTTAATTGCTCCTGCAGCATAGTTTCTATGTCTTTGAACTGTCCTTTTTTGAGCAAGTGTTTCACCTCCGCATAGTTTTGTGCAAAGAGGAGGGATGCTGGCAGCAGAAAGAGTAGCAAAAGCAAACAAGTGAAGTTCATCGTGCCAAAGTTGAGTGTTGATTGAGAAAAGCAATAGATGTGTAAAGATGCCAAATTCAACGGAGAAGATGGCGCACAGTTGCAAAATGCGATGCTGACGGAGAGCTATTGCAGTAGCGCAATCAGATTGCTACAAATTGTGCGCAAGTAAGTTGCTGAGAGAGGAACTGATGTGGCGCAAGCGGCAAGTTATGCTGATTGATGCTCAAAGTGCTGGGCATA from Chloroherpetonaceae bacterium includes:
- a CDS encoding phage holin family protein, which codes for MLSRLLLIWLVNAVAVYATAMLVPDITVKSFWSALLAALVLGLVNTFLRPILTLLSLPLIVFTLGLFLLVINALMLLLASAILPGFEVKGFFTAVLGSLCISIVAYLLSWLLGIGE
- a CDS encoding tetratricopeptide repeat protein; protein product: MNFTCLLLLLFLLPASLLFAQNYAEVKHLLKKGQFKDIETMLQEQLKANPNDDSAHYYLGLAYFHQGKLEEASKHHERCIELHPNSSTYHLAFAQSLGRSVQKAGIFSQIGSVGRIKRSIEKAVELDPRSLNARFALVAFHMQAPGIVGGSWDEAMRQAKAFEAIDANKAQMLWCIVHFYKKEYDKYADKHFSIVPPKDESSLELYRDNFAYYGYTAASELLAKKDYERAGAISKKLVADFPDLHYGYAMSGRYLTEKGEYDAAITQLEKALALNRKWIAGHYYLGVAHQAKGDKEKATQQFEKFLSLEKQTSDLTKDAKERLEKLRKL